A genomic stretch from Sphingobacterium sp. ML3W includes:
- a CDS encoding helix-turn-helix domain-containing protein, giving the protein MIPIHNKELPTQGIEMLPFKDLSQGPTVPHRDDHYMFILQQKGRSCWTIDFKQWTLEEVSVCFVAPGQVHQCVLNEGAKCWMLFVEPKLVPMEYRTMIDSFMYNRQVITLGPDHPVFTLAAILYNFIEQGDKIFYQSILHAHVNALIGQLTVAFVPQSQIHRKTGSHKYQLVTMFKNLISQQFKEVKQVKDYAEQLHITPLYLNEVSKEITGFIASYWIKNEVLLEAQRLLFYTNMDIKEIAFCLGYEDHTYFSRFFKKNLGCTAGQFRQNNHYLSNYIHE; this is encoded by the coding sequence ATGATACCCATTCATAACAAAGAATTGCCCACACAGGGAATAGAGATGCTTCCTTTTAAGGATCTCTCTCAAGGACCTACCGTACCCCATCGGGATGACCACTATATGTTTATCCTACAGCAAAAAGGGCGGTCATGCTGGACCATCGATTTTAAACAATGGACACTCGAAGAGGTGTCAGTTTGTTTCGTAGCACCAGGTCAAGTTCATCAATGTGTATTGAATGAGGGTGCCAAATGCTGGATGCTTTTTGTCGAGCCTAAACTAGTCCCGATGGAATATAGAACCATGATCGATTCTTTTATGTATAACCGACAGGTTATAACTTTGGGACCAGATCATCCTGTATTTACGCTGGCTGCGATCCTATACAATTTTATCGAACAAGGAGATAAAATCTTCTATCAATCTATTCTCCACGCACATGTCAATGCCCTAATAGGACAGTTAACAGTAGCTTTTGTACCCCAAAGTCAAATACATAGGAAGACCGGTAGCCACAAGTACCAACTTGTTACAATGTTTAAAAACCTGATAAGCCAGCAATTTAAAGAAGTAAAGCAAGTAAAAGATTACGCGGAACAACTCCATATAACGCCTTTGTATCTCAACGAGGTGAGTAAGGAAATAACAGGGTTTATCGCTAGTTATTGGATAAAGAACGAAGTACTATTGGAAGCCCAGCGGCTACTATTTTACACGAATATGGATATCAAAGAAATCGCTTTTTGCCTAGGCTATGAAGACCATACTTACTTTTCGAGGTTCTTCAAAAAAAACTTAGGGTGCACTGCGGGGCAGTTTCGTCAAAATAACCATTATTTGTCCAATTATATACATGAATAA
- a CDS encoding RNA ligase family protein, with protein MESTKYGRTYHFPFSPGTNSDDRFNHEYWTDIQSFSQLLYTEKLDGENNCLSQRGVFARSHAAPTTSPWTAQLREHWGRLKNDLGDLEFFGENLYAVHSIEYTQLEHYYFVFAARINEVWLSWEEVTFYANLFDLPMVPVLRSDSVRDLTESQLEETVQHLASQPSIFGSLDPRTGINCISEGLVCRNAEAYPVSKFQHNIFKYVRKGHVQTDEHWTKSWKRTKLTWERGEN; from the coding sequence ATGGAATCAACAAAATATGGTCGTACCTACCATTTTCCTTTTTCACCGGGAACCAACAGTGACGATCGTTTTAATCATGAGTACTGGACGGATATACAATCCTTTTCACAGCTACTTTACACTGAAAAATTGGATGGCGAAAACAATTGTCTATCCCAACGGGGAGTATTTGCCCGGTCACATGCTGCTCCAACGACATCCCCCTGGACAGCACAATTACGGGAACATTGGGGACGATTGAAAAATGATTTGGGCGACCTAGAGTTTTTCGGTGAAAACCTTTATGCGGTTCATTCTATAGAGTATACACAGTTGGAGCATTATTACTTTGTATTTGCGGCTCGAATCAATGAGGTCTGGCTTTCATGGGAGGAAGTTACCTTCTATGCTAACTTGTTTGACTTGCCGATGGTACCAGTATTGCGATCGGACAGTGTACGAGATCTGACGGAATCACAGTTGGAAGAAACTGTACAACATCTGGCATCTCAACCTTCGATCTTTGGATCTTTGGATCCGAGAACAGGAATTAACTGCATCTCAGAGGGTCTGGTCTGCCGAAATGCGGAGGCTTATCCCGTCTCCAAATTTCAGCATAATATCTTTAAGTATGTGCGAAAAGGACATGTACAGACGGATGAACATTGGACTAAATCCTGGAAAAGAACAAAACTTACTTGGGAAAGGGGGGAAAACTAA
- a CDS encoding CPBP family intramembrane glutamic endopeptidase yields MVGIIIILIISWLLLWIVEKKNLSVLGFTPTKNRLANFCVGFFMTGLLCAVYHYIKVVVVHNFWMLNPKLSGANLINSTWWIIKSVLFEELLFRGALLYMVMKKLGSRWGCLLSAGAFGVYHWFSYGAFGNPIQMLMILLMTGLFGWVLAKAYDATKSLYLPIAFHLGWNVVNILVFSNGPLGAQLLVRANDNQAQGLVSLLIFLFQMFALPLFGYLYIRKYGHTSS; encoded by the coding sequence ATGGTAGGTATAATAATCATATTGATTATATCTTGGCTTTTGTTGTGGATAGTCGAAAAGAAGAATCTTAGTGTTCTCGGATTTACCCCAACGAAAAATAGGCTTGCAAACTTTTGTGTAGGATTCTTTATGACAGGTCTGTTATGTGCTGTCTATCATTATATAAAAGTTGTGGTCGTACACAATTTTTGGATGCTTAATCCGAAACTATCTGGCGCTAATTTGATCAATAGTACATGGTGGATCATAAAATCTGTCCTTTTCGAAGAACTTTTATTTAGAGGTGCCCTACTTTATATGGTGATGAAAAAGCTGGGATCTAGATGGGGGTGTCTGCTCTCCGCTGGAGCTTTCGGTGTTTACCATTGGTTTTCCTATGGTGCTTTTGGAAATCCAATACAGATGCTGATGATATTATTGATGACCGGACTTTTTGGATGGGTATTGGCCAAAGCTTATGATGCTACAAAATCTCTTTATTTGCCAATAGCTTTTCACTTAGGCTGGAACGTCGTTAATATTTTGGTGTTTTCTAATGGACCGTTGGGCGCACAACTATTGGTTAGAGCTAATGATAACCAAGCTCAAGGCCTTGTCTCACTATTGATCTTTCTTTTCCAAATGTTTGCGCTCCCATTATTTGGATATCTATATATTCGGAAATATGGCCACACATCGTCCTGA
- a CDS encoding MFS transporter, with protein sequence MKVENQSMWTISPIMISVFAIYLCIGITLGTVPALIKNELHFSPLIVGAVVGIQFIATLLTRASAGKMADTKGAKTAKQYGVVMTMLTGLIYMTVYHLRDFHLLALLMLFAARIVHGIAESLAITGALTWGIGLVGHQKSGKVMTWNGIAMYAGIALGAPLAIYLSGSWGTSYVFGILILLSAISWLCTIKLPNLPVDPSHQRTPFYKVIAMISEQGLALAFSSIGFACISSFVTLLFTEKSWVNPSLAFLTFGGFYVLTRVFCASFPDRFGGYKVAMVSLAIEMIGQMLIGFASSEAMAIIGCSLTGIGFSLIFPALGVLAIQKVSPQMRGTALGAYAAFFDISLGIAGPIAGIIAGWHGYQSIYFFGGVAAAVSMWILIVQKNK encoded by the coding sequence ATGAAAGTAGAAAACCAATCGATGTGGACAATTAGTCCGATTATGATTTCGGTATTTGCGATATACCTCTGCATCGGTATAACGTTAGGAACAGTTCCTGCACTGATAAAAAATGAACTTCATTTTAGCCCTTTAATTGTGGGAGCAGTAGTGGGGATCCAATTTATTGCCACTTTATTAACCAGAGCTTCTGCTGGTAAAATGGCTGATACTAAAGGTGCCAAGACCGCCAAACAGTATGGTGTCGTTATGACAATGTTAACGGGCCTAATCTATATGACTGTATATCACCTTCGAGATTTTCACCTATTGGCATTATTGATGCTCTTTGCTGCCAGGATAGTACATGGTATAGCTGAAAGTTTGGCTATTACTGGTGCATTAACTTGGGGTATTGGACTGGTGGGACATCAAAAATCGGGGAAAGTTATGACCTGGAATGGTATCGCTATGTATGCTGGTATTGCCCTGGGGGCGCCATTAGCTATTTATCTATCCGGGTCATGGGGTACAAGTTATGTTTTTGGGATACTGATTTTGTTGTCTGCCATAAGCTGGCTATGCACGATCAAGCTACCCAATCTGCCAGTGGATCCTTCGCACCAACGAACTCCTTTCTATAAGGTGATTGCAATGATTTCCGAACAAGGACTCGCATTAGCATTTTCTTCAATAGGATTCGCCTGTATATCATCTTTTGTCACGCTACTTTTTACGGAAAAAAGCTGGGTAAATCCATCCTTGGCCTTTTTAACTTTCGGAGGTTTTTATGTCTTGACAAGGGTGTTTTGCGCTTCTTTTCCCGATAGATTTGGGGGTTATAAGGTAGCTATGGTCTCTTTAGCGATTGAAATGATTGGGCAGATGCTGATTGGTTTCGCTAGTTCGGAAGCCATGGCCATTATAGGTTGTAGTCTCACTGGAATTGGATTCTCACTGATCTTCCCAGCTCTTGGTGTGCTGGCCATACAGAAGGTAAGTCCACAGATGCGTGGAACAGCATTGGGTGCCTATGCTGCATTTTTTGATATTTCGCTAGGAATAGCCGGACCAATTGCAGGTATTATTGCTGGGTGGCACGGGTATCAATCGATCTATTTCTTCGGTGGAGTAGCTGCAGCAGTATCTATGTGGATTTTGATCGTTCAGAAAAACAAATAA
- the folK gene encoding 2-amino-4-hydroxy-6-hydroxymethyldihydropteridine diphosphokinase has translation MNETKAYTLCATDNVKRSKDNQINTALILLGSNIDPEENITIALNYIQKLGTMGNQTDFIYTKPLQFETQPDFLNGALLLHTCLPLDGLQSELKQIELDMGRLRSENKNAPRIIDLDVITFNGSIADEKDIVQLPFLYDFVKQLQPEIFKW, from the coding sequence ATGAACGAAACGAAAGCATACACACTGTGCGCTACGGATAATGTAAAGAGATCTAAAGACAACCAAATCAATACGGCTTTGATCTTGTTAGGCTCTAATATCGATCCTGAAGAAAATATCACCATAGCCTTAAATTATATTCAGAAATTGGGAACGATGGGTAACCAAACGGATTTTATCTATACGAAACCTCTTCAATTTGAAACCCAACCTGATTTTTTGAATGGCGCATTATTATTGCATACCTGTTTACCTTTGGATGGATTACAAAGTGAATTAAAACAGATCGAATTAGATATGGGACGCCTCAGAAGCGAAAACAAGAATGCTCCCCGAATCATCGATCTCGATGTGATTACTTTCAATGGAAGCATTGCCGATGAAAAAGATATTGTACAGCTCCCTTTCTTATATGACTTTGTAAAACAACTGCAACCCGAAATATTCAAATGGTAA
- a CDS encoding AAA family ATPase, whose product MEWKLTTDTDWLKLEKQFSWVEAMRNVPQDPIHHAEGNVAIHTQLVIEQLQQSNTYRGLSRQRQELLWAAALLHDVEKRSTTVVDGQGRISSPSHARKGAQTAREILFRDVETPFSLREEIVGLVRFHGLPLWLMEKVDPMRSALEASLRVNMIELKLLAEADARGRICQDQGALLDALELFELYVKEIDCWESPRSFSTPNAQFTYFNSEDGYVDYIPFDNFRSTVIMLSGLPGMGKDHYIANHNKDIPVISLDDIRRKYRIEPIDRKRNGWVVQQAKEQAKIYLRQGQDFIWNATNITTLMRKQLIDLFVSYQAYVELVYIEKPYRQWRVQNRDRAHPLPDTVLDKMLHNLEVPQPMEAHELHYIVE is encoded by the coding sequence ATGGAATGGAAATTAACAACAGATACAGATTGGCTGAAACTGGAAAAGCAGTTTTCCTGGGTAGAAGCTATGCGGAATGTTCCGCAGGATCCCATTCATCACGCAGAAGGTAATGTTGCTATTCATACCCAGCTGGTGATTGAACAGTTGCAACAATCCAATACCTATAGGGGATTGAGTAGGCAACGACAGGAACTGCTTTGGGCTGCCGCATTACTGCACGACGTCGAAAAAAGGTCTACGACTGTGGTCGATGGACAGGGACGGATCAGTTCGCCAAGCCATGCGCGAAAAGGTGCACAGACAGCACGTGAAATATTGTTTCGTGATGTGGAAACTCCCTTTTCCCTACGGGAGGAAATTGTAGGTTTGGTTCGTTTTCATGGTCTGCCACTCTGGCTGATGGAAAAAGTTGATCCAATGCGTAGTGCGCTAGAGGCATCATTAAGGGTAAATATGATTGAATTGAAACTTCTAGCCGAGGCTGATGCCAGAGGGCGAATATGTCAGGATCAAGGAGCGTTGCTTGATGCGCTAGAGCTATTTGAACTGTATGTAAAAGAGATTGACTGCTGGGAGTCACCTCGATCTTTTTCGACCCCAAATGCTCAATTTACCTACTTCAACAGCGAGGATGGTTATGTGGATTATATTCCTTTTGATAATTTTAGATCAACGGTCATCATGCTGTCTGGGTTGCCGGGTATGGGAAAGGATCATTATATCGCTAACCATAATAAGGATATACCAGTCATTAGTCTTGACGATATTCGTCGTAAATATCGTATCGAACCGATTGATCGAAAGCGGAATGGTTGGGTAGTGCAACAAGCGAAAGAACAGGCCAAGATTTATCTACGTCAGGGGCAAGACTTTATATGGAATGCAACTAATATTACGACCTTAATGCGAAAGCAGTTGATTGACCTCTTTGTCAGTTATCAGGCCTATGTAGAGTTGGTGTATATCGAAAAACCGTACCGTCAATGGCGCGTACAAAATCGAGATAGGGCCCATCCGCTACCAGATACTGTATTGGATAAAATGCTCCATAACTTGGAAGTCCCACAACCAATGGAAGCACATGAACTGCATTACATCGTTGAATAA